In Pseudomonas nunensis, a single window of DNA contains:
- a CDS encoding diacylglycerol kinase, with amino-acid sequence MSPFKGQTGLKRILNASGYSLDGLRAAFTGEAAFRQLVLLNVILIPISFFLNVSRVEQALLIAVCLLALIVELLNSAVEAAIDRISLELHPLSKNAKDMGSAAQFVALTMIALVWAVILL; translated from the coding sequence ATGTCACCTTTTAAAGGCCAGACCGGCCTAAAACGCATCCTCAACGCCTCCGGCTACTCGCTGGATGGCCTGCGCGCAGCCTTCACCGGTGAAGCGGCTTTTCGGCAACTGGTGTTGCTCAACGTTATCTTGATTCCGATTTCGTTCTTCCTGAACGTCAGCCGCGTCGAGCAAGCGCTGCTGATCGCGGTCTGCCTGTTGGCGTTGATCGTCGAATTGCTCAATTCGGCGGTAGAAGCGGCCATCGACCGCATTTCCCTTGAATTGCATCCGTTGTCCAAGAATGCCAAGGACATGGGCAGCGCTGCGCAATTCGTGGCGTTGACCATGATTGCGCTGGTGTGGGCGGTGATCCTGCTTTAA
- the fpr gene encoding ferredoxin-NADP reductase, producing MSNMNHERVLSVHHWNDTLFSFKCTRDPGLRFENGQFVMIGLQQPNGRPLMRAYSIASPNWEEHLEFFSIKVPDGPLTSQLQHLKEGDEIIISKKPTGTLVLDDLKPGKHLYLLSTGTGLAPFMSVIQDPETYERFEKVILCHGVRYVNEVAYREFITEHLPQNEFFGEALRDKLIYYPTVTREPFENEGRLTDLMRSGKLFSDIGLPPINPQDDRAMLCGSPSMLDETSEVLNSFGLKVSPRMREPGDYLIERAFVEK from the coding sequence ATGAGCAACATGAACCACGAGCGTGTCCTCAGTGTTCATCACTGGAACGACACTCTGTTCAGCTTCAAGTGCACCCGCGATCCGGGCCTGCGCTTCGAGAACGGTCAGTTCGTGATGATCGGCCTGCAACAGCCCAACGGCCGCCCGCTTATGCGTGCTTACTCGATTGCCAGCCCGAATTGGGAAGAGCATCTCGAGTTCTTCAGCATCAAGGTGCCTGATGGCCCGCTGACTTCCCAGTTGCAGCATCTGAAGGAAGGCGACGAGATCATCATCAGCAAGAAGCCTACCGGCACTCTGGTGCTGGATGACTTGAAGCCTGGCAAACATTTGTACCTGCTCAGCACCGGTACCGGTCTGGCGCCGTTCATGAGCGTCATCCAGGACCCGGAAACCTACGAGCGTTTCGAAAAAGTGATCCTGTGCCATGGCGTACGCTACGTCAACGAAGTCGCTTACCGCGAATTCATCACCGAGCACCTGCCGCAGAACGAATTCTTCGGCGAGGCCCTGCGTGACAAGTTGATCTACTACCCGACCGTGACCCGCGAGCCGTTCGAGAACGAAGGTCGCCTGACCGACCTGATGCGCAGCGGCAAGCTGTTCAGCGACATCGGTCTGCCACCGATCAACCCGCAGGACGACCGCGCCATGCTGTGCGGCAGCCCGAGCATGCTCGATGAAACCAGCGAAGTGTTGAACAGCTTCGGCCTGAAAGTTTCGCCGCGGATGCGCGAGCCGGGTGATTACCTGATCGAGCGTGCGTTCGTCGAGAAGTAA
- a CDS encoding SDR family oxidoreductase yields MHPYFSLQGRTALVTGGTRGIGKMIAKAYVEAGATVYVCARDAEACLQTAEELSAFGLCHGIAANLATEEGVLQLATRLGEKLDQLDILVNNAGTTWGAPLESYPIKGWEKVMQLNVTSVFNCIQQFLPLLRKAGSEANPARIINIGSVAGISSFGEQAYAYGPSKAALHQLSRILARELVSQHINVNVIAPGRFPSKMTQHIGNDEQALAEDTALIPMKRWGREEEMAALAISLASTAGAYMTGNIIPLDGGFSL; encoded by the coding sequence ATGCACCCGTACTTTTCCCTGCAAGGCCGCACCGCTCTGGTGACCGGCGGCACCCGTGGTATCGGCAAAATGATCGCCAAGGCTTATGTCGAGGCCGGCGCGACCGTGTACGTCTGCGCCCGGGATGCCGAGGCCTGCCTGCAAACCGCCGAGGAATTGAGTGCGTTCGGCCTCTGCCACGGCATCGCGGCGAATCTGGCCACCGAAGAAGGCGTGCTGCAACTGGCGACACGCCTGGGCGAAAAGCTCGATCAGCTGGACATTCTGGTCAACAACGCCGGCACCACCTGGGGCGCGCCGCTGGAAAGCTACCCGATCAAGGGCTGGGAAAAGGTCATGCAACTCAACGTGACGTCAGTGTTCAACTGCATCCAGCAGTTCTTGCCGCTGCTGCGCAAAGCAGGTTCTGAAGCCAATCCGGCGCGGATCATCAACATCGGCTCGGTGGCCGGGATTTCGTCCTTCGGTGAACAGGCCTATGCCTACGGGCCGAGTAAAGCCGCCCTGCATCAACTGTCGCGGATTCTGGCGCGAGAACTGGTGAGCCAGCACATCAACGTCAACGTGATCGCACCCGGGCGCTTCCCGAGCAAGATGACCCAGCACATCGGCAATGATGAGCAGGCGCTAGCGGAGGATACGGCGCTGATTCCGATGAAGCGCTGGGGCCGGGAGGAAGAGATGGCGGCGCTGGCGATCAGTCTGGCGAGTACGGCGGGGGCGTACATGACCGGGAATATTATTCCGCTGGATGGTGGGTTTAGTCTCTGA
- a CDS encoding PA3611 family quorum-sensing-regulated virulence factor, protein MLRLIVPTAAILLASSFSAQAASLSEQNLNRELRNVAVQSSVGTPRAINEDILDQGYTVEGNTLINHLSVQSSHADKMRADPKAVYFQLGASVCNNPSFRKLMAKGAVMRYDFTEVKTNRSVGSASYQESDCPKATPAKKK, encoded by the coding sequence ATGCTGCGCCTTATCGTTCCCACCGCTGCCATTTTGCTGGCGTCGTCCTTCAGCGCTCAGGCTGCTTCCTTGAGTGAGCAGAACCTCAACAGAGAGCTGCGAAACGTCGCCGTACAAAGCAGCGTCGGCACGCCTCGGGCGATCAACGAGGACATTCTCGATCAGGGCTACACCGTTGAAGGCAATACGCTGATCAACCACCTGAGCGTACAAAGCAGCCACGCCGACAAGATGCGCGCCGATCCGAAAGCCGTGTATTTCCAGTTGGGTGCCTCGGTCTGCAACAACCCATCGTTCCGCAAACTGATGGCCAAGGGCGCCGTCATGCGTTACGACTTCACTGAAGTGAAGACCAACCGCTCCGTCGGCTCCGCCAGCTATCAGGAATCGGATTGCCCGAAAGCCACCCCGGCCAAGAAGAAGTAA
- a CDS encoding tRNA-uridine aminocarboxypropyltransferase — translation MNSVPAHFAVNAVARLRDQREEEGIKPIQARGWRAPRCRACRVIESHCLCAWRPQVETRSGVCLIMTNKEVFKPSNTGWLIADVVRDNHAFIWSRTEVDQQLLDLLADPQWQPYLVFPGEYVEPERVTNSVAADSAKRPLFILLDATWTEARKIFRKSPYFDRLPILSLLPEKLSRYRLRRSTRSEHLCTAEVAALCLDLAGDTDAASALDAYFDVFSQHYLDAKHQLDMNVETPAHAELMPFVQNTAPAIG, via the coding sequence ATGAATTCCGTTCCTGCCCACTTTGCGGTCAACGCCGTGGCCCGCTTGCGCGATCAGCGCGAAGAGGAAGGCATCAAGCCGATTCAGGCTCGTGGCTGGCGGGCGCCGCGTTGCCGTGCCTGCCGGGTGATCGAGAGCCATTGCCTGTGCGCCTGGCGCCCGCAGGTCGAGACCCGCTCCGGCGTGTGCCTGATCATGACCAACAAGGAAGTGTTCAAGCCGAGTAACACCGGCTGGCTGATCGCCGATGTGGTCCGCGATAACCATGCGTTCATTTGGTCGCGTACCGAAGTCGATCAGCAACTGCTGGATCTGTTGGCCGACCCGCAATGGCAACCGTATCTGGTGTTTCCGGGCGAGTACGTCGAGCCCGAACGCGTGACCAACAGCGTCGCCGCCGATAGCGCCAAGCGCCCGTTGTTCATCCTGCTGGACGCCACTTGGACCGAAGCCCGGAAGATTTTCCGCAAAAGCCCTTATTTTGACCGGTTGCCAATCCTCAGCCTGCTCCCGGAGAAACTCTCGCGTTATCGCTTGCGCCGCTCGACCCGCAGCGAGCACCTGTGCACCGCCGAAGTGGCCGCTTTGTGCCTGGATCTGGCGGGCGATACCGACGCGGCATCGGCTCTTGATGCTTACTTCGATGTGTTCAGCCAGCATTACCTGGACGCCAAGCACCAGTTGGATATGAATGTCGAAACGCCGGCCCACGCCGAGCTGATGCCTTTTGTGCAGAACACGGCGCCGGCTATCGGCTGA
- the erdR gene encoding response regulator transcription factor ErdR, producing MATYEILIADDHPLFRSALHQALTLGLGPDVRLVEVASIAELETRLDEKSDWDLVLLDLNMPGAYGFSGLVLLRGQYPQIPVVMISAQEEASIMVKSREFGASGFIPKSSDLSVIQKAVRAVLDGDVFWPPQAFEAVSVSAEAKAASEGLASLTPQQFRVLTMVCEGLLNKQIAYELSVSEATIKAHVTAIFRKLNVRTRTQAALLLQQLESISSH from the coding sequence ATGGCCACATACGAAATCCTGATTGCCGATGACCACCCTCTTTTTCGTAGTGCGCTGCACCAAGCGTTGACCCTGGGCCTGGGCCCGGATGTGCGTCTGGTGGAAGTGGCGAGTATTGCCGAACTGGAAACCCGCCTCGACGAAAAGTCTGACTGGGACCTGGTGCTGCTGGACCTGAACATGCCAGGGGCCTACGGTTTTTCCGGGCTGGTGCTGTTGCGTGGTCAGTACCCGCAGATTCCGGTGGTCATGATCTCGGCCCAGGAAGAAGCTTCGATCATGGTCAAGTCCCGGGAATTCGGCGCCAGCGGTTTCATTCCCAAGTCGAGCGACTTGAGCGTCATTCAGAAAGCCGTACGTGCGGTGCTCGATGGCGACGTGTTCTGGCCACCCCAAGCGTTTGAAGCAGTCAGTGTTTCCGCCGAAGCCAAGGCTGCCAGTGAGGGGCTTGCGAGCTTGACGCCCCAGCAGTTCCGGGTGCTGACTATGGTGTGCGAGGGGTTGCTGAACAAGCAGATTGCCTATGAGCTCAGCGTGTCCGAAGCGACGATCAAGGCCCACGTGACGGCGATCTTCCGCAAGCTGAATGTGCGGACCCGAACCCAGGCCGCGTTGCTCTTGCAACAACTTGAGTCAATTTCGAGCCACTAA
- a CDS encoding LysR family transcriptional regulator, translating to MRFTLRQLQVFVAVAQQESVSRAAGLLNLSQSAASTSITELERQSSCQLFDRAGKRLSLNALGKQLLPQAVALLDQSKEIEDLLNGKSGFGSLAVGATLTIGNYLATLLIGSFMQRHPESQVKLHVQNTANIVQQVAHYEIDLGLIEGDCSHPDIEVQSWVEDELVVFCAPQHPLAKRGIASMEELSHEAWILREQGSGTRLTFDQAMRHHRSSLNIRLELEHTEAIKRAVESGLGIGCISRLALRDAFRRGSLVAVETPDLDLARQFYFIWHKQKFQTPAMREFLDLCRAFTAGVQRSDEIVLPTIA from the coding sequence ATGCGATTTACTCTACGTCAACTTCAAGTCTTCGTCGCCGTCGCTCAGCAGGAAAGCGTATCCCGTGCTGCGGGTCTGCTCAACCTCTCGCAATCGGCGGCCAGCACCTCGATCACCGAGCTAGAGCGTCAGTCCAGCTGCCAGCTGTTCGACCGCGCCGGTAAACGGCTGAGCCTCAACGCCCTCGGAAAACAGCTATTGCCCCAAGCAGTGGCGCTGCTTGACCAGTCCAAGGAAATCGAAGACCTGCTCAATGGCAAGTCCGGTTTCGGTTCGCTGGCGGTCGGGGCGACCCTGACCATCGGCAATTACCTGGCGACGCTGCTGATCGGCAGCTTCATGCAGCGTCACCCGGAAAGCCAGGTCAAGCTGCATGTGCAGAACACCGCCAACATCGTGCAACAAGTCGCCCACTATGAAATTGATCTGGGTCTAATCGAAGGCGACTGCAGCCACCCGGACATCGAAGTGCAGAGCTGGGTCGAGGATGAACTGGTGGTGTTCTGCGCTCCGCAGCATCCGCTGGCCAAACGCGGCATCGCGAGCATGGAAGAGCTGAGTCATGAGGCGTGGATCCTGCGCGAGCAAGGCTCGGGCACGCGGCTGACCTTTGACCAGGCCATGCGTCACCATCGCAGTTCGTTGAACATTCGCCTGGAGTTGGAACACACTGAAGCGATCAAACGCGCAGTGGAATCAGGCTTGGGGATTGGCTGCATTTCGCGGCTGGCACTGCGCGATGCGTTCCGCCGCGGCAGCCTGGTGGCGGTGGAGACGCCGGATCTGGACCTGGCGCGGCAGTTCTATTTCATCTGGCACAAACAGAAATTTCAGACGCCAGCGATGCGCGAATTCCTCGATCTGTGCCGCGCCTTCACCGCCGGGGTTCAGCGCAGCGACGAGATCGTGCTGCCGACTATCGCTTAA
- the tsaA gene encoding tRNA (N6-threonylcarbamoyladenosine(37)-N6)-methyltransferase TrmO, which yields MTYSVSPIGFVRSCFKEKFAIPRQPQLAPAARGVLELVAPFDQGDAVQGLEQVSHVWLLFLFHQALEEKPRLKVRPPRLGGNKSMGVFATRATHRPNGIGQSVVKLDKVEANRLFISGIDLLDGTPILDIKPYVPYADIIDNASNSIASAAPQLIPVRWAEAALQQAHEHAQRLGEPLVALIDQCLAQDPRPAYQIPTPEREYGAQFWDLDVRWHYPEAGVIRVLEVIPASN from the coding sequence ATGACCTACAGCGTTTCCCCCATCGGCTTCGTGCGCTCCTGTTTCAAGGAGAAATTCGCCATCCCGCGCCAACCGCAACTGGCCCCGGCCGCTCGCGGTGTGCTGGAACTGGTGGCGCCGTTCGATCAGGGCGATGCGGTGCAAGGCCTGGAACAGGTCAGTCACGTCTGGCTGCTGTTCCTGTTTCATCAGGCCCTGGAAGAAAAGCCACGCCTCAAAGTCCGCCCGCCTCGCCTGGGCGGCAATAAATCCATGGGCGTGTTCGCCACCCGCGCGACGCACCGGCCCAATGGCATCGGCCAGTCCGTGGTGAAGCTGGACAAGGTCGAGGCGAATCGCCTGTTCATCTCCGGCATCGACCTGCTGGACGGCACGCCGATTCTCGACATCAAACCTTACGTGCCTTACGCCGACATCATCGATAACGCCTCCAACAGCATCGCCAGCGCCGCGCCGCAGTTGATTCCCGTGCGGTGGGCGGAGGCAGCGCTGCAACAGGCTCACGAGCACGCTCAGCGCCTTGGCGAGCCTTTGGTGGCGCTGATCGATCAATGCCTGGCACAAGACCCGCGTCCGGCGTACCAGATTCCTACACCGGAGCGCGAATATGGCGCGCAGTTCTGGGATCTGGACGTGCGCTGGCATTATCCCGAGGCCGGGGTTATACGCGTCCTCGAGGTCATCCCCGCCTCCAACTGA